A stretch of the Clostridium botulinum genome encodes the following:
- the accD gene encoding acetyl-CoA carboxylase, carboxyltransferase subunit beta has product MFKINPIFKKTKYITVKAPEDKDTEEKIPNIPEGMWIKCDKCGKILYKKDLDENLKVCKFCGKHYRMNAWERINLVVDTGTFREFAENIMSKNPLDFQGYEEKVKDIQEKTKLNEGVVTGFGKIYGKDIVVASMDSRFMMGSMGSAVGEKIARAIEKATESKLPIIMFTTSGGARMQESMFSLMQMAKTSAAIARHNEAGLLYIPVLTDPTTGGVIASFAMLGDVILSEPGTLIGFAGRRVIEQTIKQKLPDDFQSAEFLLEHGFLDKIVERNNLKKVLYKILDLH; this is encoded by the coding sequence ATGTTTAAAATTAATCCTATATTTAAGAAAACTAAATACATAACTGTAAAGGCTCCTGAGGACAAGGATACGGAAGAAAAAATACCAAACATACCAGAAGGTATGTGGATTAAATGTGATAAATGTGGCAAAATATTATACAAAAAAGATTTAGATGAAAACCTTAAGGTTTGTAAATTTTGTGGAAAGCACTACAGAATGAATGCATGGGAAAGAATAAATTTAGTTGTAGATACAGGAACTTTTAGAGAATTTGCAGAAAATATCATGTCTAAAAATCCACTTGACTTTCAAGGTTATGAAGAAAAAGTAAAGGATATTCAAGAGAAAACAAAACTTAATGAAGGTGTAGTAACAGGATTTGGTAAAATATATGGAAAAGATATTGTAGTAGCATCAATGGATAGTAGATTTATGATGGGAAGTATGGGATCTGCTGTAGGAGAGAAAATAGCAAGAGCAATTGAAAAAGCTACAGAGAGTAAATTACCTATTATCATGTTTACAACATCTGGTGGAGCAAGAATGCAAGAGAGTATGTTTTCTCTTATGCAGATGGCAAAAACAAGTGCTGCAATAGCAAGACACAATGAAGCGGGATTATTATATATACCGGTACTGACAGATCCTACAACAGGAGGAGTTATTGCGAGTTTTGCTATGCTTGGCGATGTTATATTATCAGAACCTGGAACATTAATCGGATTTGCAGGTAGAAGGGTTATTGAGCAAACTATAAAGCAAAAATTACCTGATGATTTCCAAAGTGCAGAGTTCCTTTTGGAACATGGATTCTTAGATAAGATAGTTGAAAGAAATAATTTAAAAAAAGTATTATATAAAATCTTAGATTTGCACTAG
- a CDS encoding acetyl-CoA carboxylase biotin carboxylase subunit, giving the protein MFNKILIANRGEIAVRIIRACRELGIETVAVYSDIDKNALHVQMADEAVCIGPAKPSESYLNMENIISATVLTGAQAIHPGFGFLSENSKFAEMCNDCNIVFIGPDIDTMNNMGNKSKAREIMLKAQVPIVPGTEGNVDTVKDALKEAERIGYPVMIKAAAGGGGRGIRIVRTNEDIGKMFETAKREAEVAFGDGSMYMEKFVENPRHVEFQILGDNYGNVVHLGERDCSIQRRNQKVLEETPCPIMTQELREKMGSVAVTAAKAVNYKGAGTIEFLLDNKGDFYFMEMNTRIQVEHPITEMVTGIDLIKEQIKVASGKELNVKQEDIKFEGHSIECRVNAENPAKGFMPSPGTVNITCIPGGSGIRIDSALYQGYKMPPNYDSMIAKLIVHGKNRDEAISKMKRALEEFVIDGIDTNISFQFEILNNKNFVNGTYNTGFINNEFGY; this is encoded by the coding sequence ATGTTTAATAAAATTCTAATTGCTAACAGAGGGGAAATTGCTGTAAGAATAATAAGAGCATGCAGAGAACTTGGAATAGAAACTGTTGCTGTATATTCTGACATAGACAAGAATGCTCTTCATGTTCAAATGGCAGATGAAGCTGTTTGTATAGGACCTGCAAAGCCTAGTGAAAGCTATCTTAATATGGAAAATATAATAAGTGCAACTGTTCTTACAGGAGCACAAGCAATACATCCTGGCTTTGGATTTTTATCAGAAAACAGTAAATTTGCAGAGATGTGTAATGACTGTAATATTGTATTCATAGGGCCTGACATCGATACTATGAATAACATGGGAAACAAGTCAAAAGCAAGAGAAATAATGCTAAAAGCACAGGTGCCTATTGTTCCAGGAACTGAAGGAAATGTAGATACAGTTAAAGATGCATTAAAAGAAGCAGAGAGAATAGGTTATCCTGTAATGATAAAAGCAGCAGCTGGTGGTGGCGGAAGAGGAATAAGAATAGTTAGAACAAATGAAGATATTGGTAAAATGTTTGAAACTGCCAAAAGAGAAGCTGAAGTTGCTTTTGGGGATGGTAGTATGTATATGGAAAAGTTTGTAGAAAATCCAAGGCATGTTGAGTTTCAAATATTAGGGGATAACTATGGAAATGTAGTTCATCTTGGAGAAAGAGACTGTTCTATTCAAAGAAGAAATCAAAAAGTTTTAGAAGAAACTCCATGTCCTATAATGACTCAGGAGTTAAGAGAAAAGATGGGTTCAGTAGCTGTAACAGCAGCTAAAGCTGTAAACTATAAGGGTGCTGGAACTATAGAGTTTTTATTAGATAATAAGGGAGATTTTTATTTCATGGAAATGAATACAAGAATACAAGTAGAGCATCCCATAACTGAGATGGTAACAGGAATAGACTTAATAAAGGAACAAATAAAAGTTGCATCAGGAAAAGAGCTTAATGTAAAGCAAGAGGATATAAAGTTTGAAGGTCATTCAATAGAATGTAGGGTTAATGCTGAAAATCCAGCTAAAGGTTTTATGCCATCACCTGGAACTGTAAATATCACATGTATTCCTGGTGGATCAGGAATTAGAATTGACAGCGCATTATATCAAGGATATAAAATGCCTCCAAATTATGATTCTATGATTGCTAAATTAATTGTTCATGGAAAAAATAGAGATGAAGCAATAAGCAAAATGAAAAGAGCATTAGAAGAGTTTGTTATAGACGGAATAGATACAAATATATCTTTTCAATTTGAAATTTTAAATAATAAAAATTTTGTTAATGGAACGTATAATACTGGATTTATAAATAATGAGTTTGGATATTAA
- the fabZ gene encoding 3-hydroxyacyl-ACP dehydratase FabZ, translated as MVLGIKEIQKIIPHRYPFLLVDRVEELEPGKRAVGYKNVTMNEYFFQGHFPEEPVMPGVLQIEALAQLGAIALLSMEEFKGKIAYFGGINKAKFRHKVVPGDVLKLEVEIIKMKGPAGIGKAIATVDGKKAAEAEIMFAVGK; from the coding sequence ATGGTACTTGGAATAAAAGAAATTCAAAAAATTATACCACATAGATATCCATTTTTACTTGTTGATAGAGTAGAAGAATTAGAACCAGGAAAAAGGGCAGTTGGTTATAAAAATGTTACTATGAATGAATATTTCTTTCAAGGACATTTCCCAGAAGAACCGGTTATGCCTGGGGTGCTTCAAATTGAAGCATTGGCACAACTTGGAGCAATAGCGCTTTTAAGTATGGAAGAATTTAAGGGTAAAATAGCTTATTTTGGGGGTATAAATAAAGCTAAATTTAGACATAAAGTTGTACCAGGGGATGTACTTAAATTAGAAGTGGAAATTATAAAAATGAAGGGACCTGCTGGAATTGGAAAGGCAATAGCTACTGTCGATGGAAAAAAGGCCGCTGAAGCAGAGATAATGTTTGCAGTAGGAAAGTAG
- the accB gene encoding acetyl-CoA carboxylase biotin carboxyl carrier protein, with protein sequence MDYKGIQEIIKTMSNSDLTSLEIETQDIRIAMKKGEVKEDIFANKEKAIREDSNSVREVETVPVKEVVIEKVQEAKIEDDSLVTINSPIVGTFYSAPSPEDEHFVTRGSKVKKGETLCIIEAMKLMNEIEAEENCEIVEILVENEDMVEYGQPLFKVRV encoded by the coding sequence ATGGATTATAAGGGAATTCAAGAAATTATAAAAACAATGAGTAATTCAGATCTTACTTCCTTAGAAATAGAAACTCAAGATATTCGTATTGCTATGAAAAAGGGAGAAGTAAAAGAAGATATATTTGCTAACAAAGAGAAGGCTATTAGAGAAGATAGTAATTCAGTTAGAGAGGTAGAAACTGTTCCAGTAAAAGAAGTGGTTATAGAAAAGGTTCAAGAAGCTAAAATAGAGGACGACAGTTTAGTTACTATAAATTCTCCTATAGTTGGAACATTTTATTCTGCACCATCTCCTGAAGATGAGCATTTTGTAACGAGAGGAAGCAAGGTTAAAAAAGGAGAAACACTTTGTATAATAGAAGCTATGAAGCTTATGAATGAAATAGAAGCAGAAGAAAACTGTGAAATAGTTGAAATATTAGTGGAAAATGAAGATATGGTTGAATACGGACAGCCATTATTTAAAGTTAGAGTATAG